One Bacillus sp. FJAT-52991 genomic region harbors:
- a CDS encoding purine-cytosine permease family protein — MKKNDSAISKDVAFGFLPAQKNDRVFGMWDLILIQVGIGVSCFCLLVGGYTGMMVNAKEAIATILFGNALPVLLIVPIVIYFTRYGVDTFIGFRSSLGYLGSSIFYFIFMILTIGYMSVALFMAGQAMVKIASVLSFPTFFTERVTGAPVFAILLFAFAFLVTYKGPLFIRKFNMIGVPAILLVMFGLIVTLFAGQGIDKIFALDPAEPYEEASRSFITALEINIGLGFSWLPYLGQYSRLAKSEKSAFKAGFLSYGIFVNVAAILGALAALVVASLDPTDWMFAIGGTWIGLIGLILLTLGNLTATIFLMYSQAISFKTVFPKKSWILALATTIPTVILLLNSAFYDAFNSFITIISYIMAVFGGIVISDFFFVKKQKVSIHDLYDTTGRYYYWHGINPSAVISFIIGTIAYWSLYNPIMDTTGELFQYITAGIPAYFTAGISYYLSAKYLFSYEVDRASLPSSSKEEGAV; from the coding sequence ATGAAGAAAAATGATTCGGCCATTTCAAAAGATGTTGCCTTTGGATTTCTCCCTGCACAGAAGAATGACCGAGTGTTTGGTATGTGGGATTTGATCCTGATCCAAGTTGGGATTGGTGTTTCTTGTTTTTGTTTACTCGTAGGCGGGTATACAGGCATGATGGTAAACGCTAAAGAAGCGATTGCTACTATCTTATTTGGAAATGCACTACCTGTTTTGTTAATTGTACCAATTGTTATTTATTTTACTCGGTATGGAGTAGATACGTTTATTGGTTTTCGTAGCTCACTTGGGTACTTAGGATCGAGTATTTTTTATTTCATTTTTATGATTCTTACAATTGGCTATATGTCTGTTGCGCTTTTTATGGCAGGACAAGCAATGGTCAAGATTGCTAGCGTCTTGAGTTTTCCTACGTTCTTTACAGAAAGAGTCACAGGAGCACCAGTCTTTGCGATTTTGTTATTTGCTTTCGCCTTCCTAGTCACATACAAAGGACCCTTATTTATTCGTAAGTTTAATATGATTGGCGTTCCTGCAATTTTGTTGGTCATGTTTGGGTTGATTGTTACTTTGTTCGCTGGTCAAGGAATAGACAAGATTTTTGCTTTAGATCCAGCTGAGCCGTATGAAGAAGCTTCTCGTTCATTTATCACGGCTTTGGAAATAAACATTGGTTTAGGTTTTTCTTGGCTTCCGTATTTGGGACAGTATAGTAGGCTCGCTAAAAGTGAAAAGTCTGCATTTAAAGCTGGGTTTTTAAGTTATGGCATTTTTGTCAATGTAGCGGCAATATTAGGAGCACTTGCAGCTTTAGTAGTTGCCTCATTGGATCCAACGGACTGGATGTTTGCTATTGGAGGGACATGGATTGGTCTTATTGGGCTGATTCTACTGACGCTTGGTAACTTGACAGCTACGATTTTCTTAATGTATTCACAGGCGATTAGCTTCAAAACAGTTTTTCCTAAGAAATCGTGGATTCTTGCATTAGCTACGACGATTCCTACCGTTATATTATTGCTTAATTCAGCTTTCTATGATGCGTTTAATTCCTTTATTACAATTATTTCTTATATTATGGCCGTATTTGGTGGCATTGTTATTTCAGATTTCTTCTTTGTGAAAAAGCAGAAAGTATCCATTCACGATCTTTATGACACGACAGGTCGTTATTATTATTGGCATGGAATCAATCCTTCTGCGGTTATAAGTTTTATCATAGGAACCATTGCTTATTGGAGTTTATACAATCCAATTATGGATACTACAGGTGAACTATTCCAATATATCACCGCCGGGATTCCTGCTTATTTCACCGCTGGAATTAGCTACTACCTTTCAGCCAAGTATCTGTTTTCTTATGAGGTAGATCGAGCATCACTACCAAGTTCTTCAAAAGAAGAGGGAGCAGTTTAG